One window of the Xiphias gladius isolate SHS-SW01 ecotype Sanya breed wild chromosome 11, ASM1685928v1, whole genome shotgun sequence genome contains the following:
- the gfral gene encoding GDNF family receptor alpha-like produces MQLTHLEAAVIFGIVIPQISIISISSAPSDCLAAVETCMSDLCKSEQAFSGGMCYNEGCQIKGSEVCNMTIKNMLDQFPSLRGCVCAWGEELCDSVQALATQCHRKPARQQKRSSVMDWKSSTLIGYVYDGAGSCFDQMRVCVSDAVCNRHLAPVLQACMADPCDRDRCQQATRHFYGSMPQAVAELLVMCECEASDQSCLHMKTALQSGACGDETWVCQDTLNQCVDDRNCRDLLKTFQAKCWSSEEAQCSGSGLQSDECFTQMAPARILGADSECRMAFLATLGTALHHPCSCKGMHNRDLQTCAMIHDVLHNRSHFMTSWKSGLSKPLEKNESENGHTWSQDYLLYAFATVLLVGVVIVMPLAVVSKIWLLRKKDKTKLRHPQKNNWVVIL; encoded by the exons ATGCAGCTGACACATCTGGAAGCTGCAGTCATCTTTG GGATTGTTATTCCTCAGATATCCATCATCAGCATTTCATCTGCACCCTCTGACTGTTTGGCTGCTGTGGAAACCTGCATGTCAGATTTATGCAAGAGTGAACAGGCATTCTCCGGCGGCATGTGTTACA ATGAAGGGTGTCAAATAAAAGGTTCAGAGGTCTGTAACATGACCATCAAGAACATGCTGGACCAATTCCCTTCTCTGCGAGGTTGTGTGTGCGCCTGGGGGGAGGAGCTGTGTGACTCTGTGCAAGCGCTGGCCACACAATGCCACAGAAAGCCAG CACGTCAGCAGAAGAGGAGCTCGGTGATGGACTGGAAGTCAAGCACTTTGATTGGCTATG TATATGATGGCGCTGGATCTTGTTTTGACCAGATGAGAGTCTGTGTCAGCGATGCAGTTTGCAACAGGCACCTAGCACCTGTTCTTCAGGCATGTATGGCAGATCCGTGCGACCGCGACCGCTGTCAGCAAGCGACTCGGCACTTCTATGGCAGCATGCCGCAGGCTGTTGCAGAATTGCTGGTCATGTGTGAGTGCGAGGCCTCAGACCAGAGCTGTCTGCACATGAAAACTGCTCTGCAGAGTGGTGCGTGTGGAGACGAGACCTGGGTCTGCCAGGATACACTTAACCAGTGCGTTGACGACAGGAACTGCAG AGACCTGTTAAAAACTTTCCAAGCCAAATGCTGGAGCTCTGAAGAGGCTCAATGCAGCGGCAGTGGCCTCCAAAGTGATGAATGTTTCACCCAGATGGCGCCAGCTCGCATCCTTGGTGCAGATTCTGAATGTAGAATGGCCTTCTTAGCCACTTTGGGCACAGCACTTCACCATCCTTGTTCATGCAAAGGCATGCATAATCGTGATCTACAGACGTGCGCCATGATTCATGATGTACTTCATAATAGATCACACTTCA TGACATCTTGGAAAAGTGGTCTTTCTAAACCTCTTGAAAAGAATGAATCTGAAAATGGTCACACATGGTCACAAG atTATCTGCTGTATGCTTTTGCAACTGTGCTACTTGTTGGAGTTGTTATAGTGATGCCTCTGGCTGTTGTCAGTAAAATTTG gttgttgagaaaaaaagataaaacaaaacttcGCCATCCGCAGAAAAACAATTGGGTTGTTATTCTCTGA